One Gloeocapsa sp. PCC 73106 DNA window includes the following coding sequences:
- a CDS encoding RNA-binding protein, which yields MSIYVGNLSYNVTQEELKEVFEDYGKVKRVYLPTDPETGKLRGFGFVEMETDEQEDAAIETLDGAEWMGREMRVNKAKPRENRGDSGGGGNRKIRRPE from the coding sequence ATGTCAATCTACGTTGGAAACTTATCCTATAACGTTACCCAAGAAGAACTCAAGGAAGTTTTCGAAGATTATGGTAAGGTTAAACGCGTTTACTTACCCACAGATCCCGAAACAGGAAAATTGCGTGGCTTTGGTTTTGTAGAAATGGAAACCGATGAGCAAGAAGACGCAGCGATTGAAACCCTAGATGGTGCGGAATGGATGGGTAGAGAAATGAGAGTTAATAAAGCTAAACCCCGAGAAAATCGAGGTGACTCCGGTGGTGGTGGTAATCGCAAGATTCGCCGTCCTGAATAG